The following proteins are encoded in a genomic region of Garra rufa chromosome 22, GarRuf1.0, whole genome shotgun sequence:
- the LOC141297904 gene encoding somatostatin receptor type 2, which yields METEKPLGMIYDNVSILDLNSAAINNVFIQEDFTAFSITMAVLYLAVCIVGLAGNSLVIVTILKLDKMSSATTVYIFNLALADGLFMVGLPFIAIQNFQDQWIFGDAVCKLVMVLDGINQFTSVFCLTVMSVDRYMALVDPLRFARWRTPRRAKIIAALMWFISLFPVIPMAIHFSANYGLCTVDPHVASDSWWLAFLSYTFVLGFALPFTIMIVFYSALLVTLRNARQQTSMESHRFEKQVTKMVVAVVLVFGICWVPFYVFNFCSLHQIDLVLDFTRGFEFVVLLSYSWSCANPILYACLSETFRRHFHALLCPHKSSPTHCNRDTEGFVLHDTNVQSILA from the coding sequence ATGGAAACCGAAAAACCTTTGGGAATGATTTACGACAACGTGTCCATTCTAGACCTAAACAGTGCTGCAATAAACAACGTCTTCATTCAGGAGGACTTCACTGCGTTCAGCATCACCATGGCCGTCTTGTACCTGGCGGTGTGCATCGTAGGACTGGCCGGGAACTCGCTAGTCATCGTAACAATTCTCAAACTGGACAAAATGTCTTCGGCGACCACCGTCTACATTTTCAACTTGGCTTTGGCAGACGGACTCTTCATGGTAGGACTCCCATTCATTGCTATCCAAAACTTCCAAGACCAGTGGATCTTCGGAGACGCCGTCTGTAAGCTGGTTATGGTCCTGGACGGCATTAATCAATTCACAAGCGTGTTTTGCCTAACGGTGATGAGTGTTGATCGCTACATGGCTCTGGTAGATCCTCTACGCTTCGCTCGTTGGCGAACGCCACGGCGAGCGAAAATCATCGCTGCGTTAATGTGGTTCATCTCTCTGTTTCCAGTGATCCCAATGGCTATTCACTTTTCCGCCAACTATGGACTGTGCACCGTTGACCCTCATGTTGCATCTGACTCTTGGTGGTTGGCCTTTCTAAGCTACACATTCGTACTAGGCTTCGCCTTGCCGTTTACTATAATGATCGTGTTCTACTCAGCACTTCTAGTGACTCTGAGAAACGCCAGACAGCAAACGTCAATGGAAAGCCACAGATTTGAAAAACAAGTTACTAAGATGGTAGTAGCAGTTGTTTTGGTTTTTGGCATCTGCTGGGTGCCATTCTACGTCTTCAACTTTTGCTCTCTGCACCAAATAGACTTAGTGCTTGATTTCACACGTGGTTTTGAGTTTGTTGTTCTCCTGTCGTACTCATGGAGCTGCGCCAATCCAATACTATACGCGTGTCTGTCGGAAACCTTTCGGAGGCATTTCCACGCCCTCCTCTGCCCTCACAAGAGCTCACCAACACACTGCAACAGAGACACTGAAGGGTTCGTCCTGCATGACACCAACGTGCAAAGCATCCTAGCTTAG